AATCATTGAAAAACTAAAGATATTCATATAATTTTCAAAATTATGATATTGAGGATATATTGATCATAAATTTAGGAGAAAGTTTAATCTTGTTAGTTTCTTAAGACCTATGATTTATATTTGAGTTTGAAAGTGTTAGAATGCTGAAATTTTTATTTGAGAGTTTTTAAAAAATGATGAAAGAAAATATTAATGATTTTCTCAATACCATTTTAAAAGGTGATTGTATTGAGAAATTAAAAACAATTCCGAATGAAAGTATTGATTTAATCTTTGCGGATCCACCTTATTTTATGCAGACAGAAGGCAAATTATTACGAACTAACGGAGATGAATTTTCAGGTGTTGATGATGAGTGGGATAAATTCAATGATTTTGTAGAATATGACTCCTTTTGTGAATTATGGTTAAAAGAATGCAAAAGAATCCTTAAATCAACCGGGTCTATTTGGGTTATCGGTTCGTTTCAGAATATTTATAGAATCGGCTATATTATGCAAAATTTGGATTTTTGGATTTTAAATGATGTGATTTGGAATAAAACGAATCCAGTACCAAACTTTGGCGGTACAAGGTTTTGTAATGCTCACGAGACTATGCTATGGTGTTCGAAATGTAAAAAAAATAAATTTACTTTTAATTATAAAACAATGAAGCATTTAAACCAAGAAAAGCAAGAACGGAGTGTTTGGTCGTTATCATTGTGTACAGGTAAAGAGAGAATTAAAGACGAAGAAGGCAAAAAAGCCCATTCTACTCAAAAGCCAGAGTCGTTGCTTTACAAGGTAATTTTATCATCTTCAAAGCCAAATGATGTAGTGTTAGACCCATTTTTTGGGACTGGTACAACTGGGGCGGTGGCGAAAGCATTGGGACGGAATTATATAGGAATCGAGCGAGAACAAAAATACATTGATGTAGCCGAAAAAAGACTCCGAGAAATCAAGCCAAACCCTAATGATATTGAATTACTTTCTTTGGAAATAAAGCCCCCAAAAGTGCCAATGAAAACGCTTATTGAAGCCGATTTTTTGAGAGTGGGGCAAACTTTGTTTGATAAAAATGAAAATGCAATTTGTATTGTTACACAAGACGGCAATGTAAAAGACAATGAAGAAACCTTATCAATACATAAAATGAGTGCCAAATACCTAAATAAAACGAATAATAATGGCTGGGATTATTTTTATTTATTTAGAAATAATAATTTTATTACCCTTGATAGTTTAAGATATGAATACACTAACCAATAAGGCAAATCCTATGAATGATGAAATTTCCGACCTAATAAACCAAGCGGTTTCTAATATTTTAATCAATAGTAGTAGTGAAAACAAACTAAAAAAATTGATTAAAACGCATGATGTAAAAATTCATTTTGTACCGAGAAATTACCGTATTTTTGGCGGAATTTTGCAAAGTATGAACATTCAATTTGGTAATTTTTTAGAAGAATTTATGACTCTTCTAATAAAATCTGATGGGCGTTATGATATTTTGGAAGAATACAGTGGTAAAAAAAGTAATAAATTTCAATTGTCTACAAGTAATGACAATCGAATTGACCAATTCATAAGTTTTTGTCAGCGTAGTGACTCAATTAATCTCGATGAAGAATTTCCAAAACTTCTAAATGAAGTAAAAAATGATAATGATACAAATCTTTCTTCAATTAGCCACGATATTGACATTTTATTTAGAAATAAAGAAACTGGCGTTATTTATTATTTAGAAGTGAAATACAATGACGACCACGACACAGGAAAATTTGTTGATATAAACAGAAAATTTATTAAAACATACGCTTATTTGGTGCGTGAATTTCCAAACACAGAAATTAAACCAATACTTTTCTTTTTCAATAACAAGAAAATGAAAGGGAATATTTATGTTCCAGAAAATACTAATATTAGGCGTGGTAAATCGTTTTTTGATGAATTTTTAAAAATCAAATATGAAGATGTTGACTCGTATATACGAAACCTTTCAGAAAGTCCCGATAATATTAAAGCCTTTGATGATTTATACAGAAAAATAATGGCTATGAAATAGAGGAAACAAAAATACTCATATTTTAATTAATGAAAATTTTGTAGTGTCCTAAAAAGGTTCTATAAAAAATTCCAAACAAAAAGTAGCGAGAATAATGTGTATTTGAGTTTTAAATACATAATTTATCGTTTATTACTATTACGGCAACAGTATCTCAAAATTATTTGTCATTCGTCATTGGATTAGAATGCGGTAAGCTAAAGTTGTTATTTTCCCACATAGCTGTTTTATCACATTAAGGTTTTTAATATTGGTTTTATCTACATTAATGCTTGTCATTGGAGTAAAAGTTAGAAAAACAAAATTTAGATTTAGCTCCTTTTCCAAGAGACATACTTTATTTTTATTAAGGACAAGGTTTACTCACCATAATTTCGATAACTTGTCTGTCGATATGTTGCATACTTTTTGATGCAATAGCGCAGAGATTATCAATGGTTCGATCAAGATCATGTTCGACAATCCCTTCGTTGCCCGTAACGTGGGTTTCATCCATTGCCATAAGTACTGATTTATAGCCCGAGGCAACGCTGGTGGAGACTTTCATTGCACAGCTATTGGCTGCGCCATCACAGATAATGCCACTAATATCGCCAATCATGCTACAGATACCCATACTAGCTGTTTCAAATTTGCCAGTGAGTAAATAAGCAATACCAGCACAACTTCCCATTGATGCCGTAGTTACAGTACAAAGAGCGGAGAGTTTTGGCAATTTACTATGAATATAAATAGCCATTAAGTGGGATAAGAAAAGTGCGCGGATTCGTTTTTCTTCACTTACTTTGAGATAATCTGCAACGACAACAACAGGCATCGTTGCCGCAATACCTTGATTGCCTGAACCAGAATTGCTCATCGCTGGCAAGGTTGCGCCGCCCATTCTTGCATCTGATGCGGCTGTGGTTTCAATCATAATTTTGCTTAGCAAATCATCAGAAATTAAACCACTACCTACTTGTTTTCTCAACGTGCGACCAATATGCAAGCCATAATTTTCTCGCAAACCTTCATCTGAAAGTGCTCGATTAAGCTCTGCAGCTTGACGAATAAAACGAATTTTTTCTAATTCAACAGCATTGGAAAATTCAAAAATCTCTCGTGCAGTAATTTGTTTGAAGACTTCATAGGGATCGCAATTGGTACACTCACTAATTTTTGTTCAAGCATATTTTTGGCGGCAGTAACTTGCTCTGGCGTAATATGTTTTAATACTTCCAAACCGCCATCTGGATTACCGCCTAATGCGCCAATTGCCGCAGCTATGGGCAATCTCACCATACCTGTTCCAGGCACGGCAACGCCCAATCCATTTTTCATTAAGTTAGGAGATACTTTGGCTTCAATGTGTTCAGGTTTTTTGCCTAAATATTTCGCTGTTGTAGCAGATGCGAACGCAAGAGAAATCGGTTCGGTACAGCCTAAGGCTGGCACAACATCATTTTTAACGATTTGGAGTAATGGTTTTTCAATTTCGTTAAGTCTTTCTAAATTCATTCTTACTTATCCAATTAATGCGCTTCATCCCAATTTTGACCTACACCGACTTCTACGATCAACGGAACAACTAATTCCGCTGCATCTTCCATTTGTTGTTTAATTTGTTCACGGAAAAACTCGACTTTTTCTGACCGCACTTCAAACACTAATTCATCGTGTACTTGCATAATCATTTCAATGTCGGGATCGTGATAGATTACTTCATCAAGTTTAATCATCGCTCGTTTAATAATATCCGCAGCTGTGCCTTGCATCGGTGCATTTATCGCTACGCGTTCTGCCCCTTTACGACGCATTGCGTTGCTAGAATTGATATCAGGTAAATATAAACGGCGACCAAATAACGTTTCCACATAGCCTTGTGCTTTCGCTTTTTCACGGATATCGGTCATAAATTGCTGTACACTCGGATAGCGTTGGAAATATAAATCCATGTATTTTTTTGCATCAGGACGGGAAATACCTAGTTGGCGTGAGAGTCCAAAGGCGGACATTCCATAAATTAAGCCGAAATTAATTGCTTTAGCATTGCGACGTTGCTCGCTGGTGACTTCATCTAATGATACACCGAAGATTTCAGCAGCCGTGGAGCGATGAATATCCTTGCCTTGAGAGAAGGCGTTAATTAAGCCTTGATCGCCAGAAAGATGTGCCATAATGCGTAGCTCAATTTGAGAATAGTCAGCGGCGACAATAGAATAACCTTCACGTGCGATAAATGCTTGTCGAATACGACGACCTTCTTCATTCCGAATTGGGATATTTTGTAAGTTTGGATCACTTGATGATAAACGTCCTGTCGCCGTGACCGCTTGATGATAAGAGGTATGCACTCGGCCTGTTTGTGAATTGACCATTTGAGGCAGTTTATCCGTGTAAGTGGATTTAAGTTTACTCAACCCACGATGTTCGACCAAAATTTTGGGTAATTCGTGGCTATAGGCTAATTCTTCCAATACTTCTTCATTCGTTGATGGCGCACCTTTTGGCGTTTTTTGTAAAATAGGTAGGCCAAGTTTATCGAACAAAATTTCTTGTAATTGTTTGGTGGAAGCCAAATTAAATGGCTGACCTGCTAATTCGTAAGCTTGTTCTTCAAGTGCGGTTAATCTTGTGGCAATTTCGTTAGATTGCATAAAGAGGGCATTACTATCAATCAAAACGCCTGTACGTTCCATGCGAGAAAGCACATGAAGTAATGGTAATTCCATTGTTTTATACAATTCAACAAGCGTTGGTTCTTGTTGCAATTTCAACCACAGTGCTTGTTGTAATTTCATTGTCACATCAGCATCTTCTGCTGCGTATTCAGTGGCTTGTTCTAATGGAATTTGATTAAATGTAAGCTGACTTTTTCCTTTTCCAGCGATGCTTTCAAATGCGATAGTTTCATGACCTAAATAACGTTTGGCTAAATCGTCCATATTATGACGACCCGTACTATTTAGCGTATAAGAAAGCAACATCGTATCAAATTCAACACCTTGTAATTCAATGCCATGACGGGCAAAAATGCTTTCATCAAATTTAATATTTTGTCCAATTTTGTGAATATTAGGATTTTCTAAAATGGGTTTGATAGCCGCAAGTGCGGTCGATTTTTCGAGTGTTTTTGGCGCATCCAAATAATCCAATTGCAATGGTAAATAAGCGGCTTCGCCATTTTCAAGAGCAAAAGATATACCCACTAAATTAGCAGACATATAATCGAGGCTATCTGTTTCAGTATCCACTGCAATGAGTTTTGCTGTATTGAGTTTTTCAATCCAGCGTGTTAAATCCGCTTGAGTGAGTAAGGTTTCATATTTAGTACGATCAATTTGAATTTTAGGCGTATTTTCTACCGCACTTTGATCTAGTGATGTCGCCTGAAACTGATTGATTTTCACTGGTTGTTCAGCAGTTTGAGTAAGGGAATCTGAGCCATTCATCACTTCATTAAGCCAGCGTTTAAATTCGTAGCGAGCAAAATATTCAATAAGTTGATCCTTTTGGCTTTCTCCAAGCAACAATTCATCTGTTGTCACGTTAAGTTCAACATCCGTTTTGATGGTTGCCAACGTATAAGAAAGATCGGCATTAGTTTTTTCTGCCAATAATTTTTCGCCTAGTTTTTTCGCCCCTCGAATTGGCAATTCTGCTACTTTTTCAAGATTGGCATAAATTTCAGCCATACTCCCGATGCCTTGTAGTAAACCCAGTGCGGTTTTTTCGCCAACGCCAGCAACGCCTGGAATGTTATCTGCACTATCGCCCATAAGTGCTAGATAATCAATGATAAGTTCAGGTGGAATACCGTATTTTTCAATCACACCCTCGCGATCTAACAGGCTGTTATTCATAGTGTTGATGAGCATAATATTGTCATCAATTAACTGTGCCATATCTTTATCGCCAGTACTAATAAGCACTTTTTTACCCAAACGAGAGGCTTGTAGTGCGAGTGTGCCGATCACATCATCTGCTTCAACACCTTCCACTACTAAAAGCGGAATGCCTAATGCGCGAATCATATCGTGCAAAGGTTGAATTTGTTTGCGTAAATCATCGGGCATTGGGGGGCGATGAGATTTATATTGTTCAAACATTTCATCACGAAATGTTTTCCCTTTTGCATCAAAAACAACAGCTATATGAGTGGGTTGAACTTGTGAGATGAGGCTTTTTAGCATATTTAAAACGCCATACATCGCACCCGTTGGCTCACCTGCGGCGTTAGTTAAAGGAGGAAAGGCATGAAATGCACGATATAAATAAGAAGAACCATCCACTAGCACAAGCGGATTTGTTGCAATTTGGGCCATAAAAATCTCGTTTTAAACTGAAAAAATGTGGGCATTATAACGTAATTTATGATGATGAGCGAATGGCGGATTCAATGTAAAATTTGTGACGAACGTTTTTTGCTATGGCATAATATCAGCAACTCAAATATTTAATTTAAGGAAATCAAATGTCGTTAAAATTGGTCGAAATTTTAGTTTTGGGTCAGGTCTTACGTTTAAATGTGCCAGTTGAACAAGAAGAATTATTGCGTCAAGCTGCGCGCAATTTAGATATATTGGTTTCCGAAATGAAAGAAAAGACAGGTCTTATTCAGCTTGATCGTGTGCTTTCTATTGTGGCACTCAATTTGAGTTTTGAATTAAGCCAAGAAAAAAATAAAACCGCTCAAATTGAAAATGTATTGAGAACTCGAATTCAACAATTAGATCATTCATTAGAAAATATTAGAGTTACAAAAGAACCGCGTTAAATTAATGATCAAATTAGAGTAATTTTGTCGTTTTATAATCAACTCGTTAAAATTGACAAATAAATGCTAGTCAATGCCGAGAATTTGGGCTAGTATAAACCCATAAGAATTACCTAGAGTGTTCGTCAGTAGGCTATGTCCCTGAGCCGATACTTTAAATCTTATAAATTGGTTTCCTATCGTTGGTGTGTAGGCTTAACCTTTGACTCGTTCATTGGGCTAAGAAACCTGAAAACGGTATCAACTGATTTCCTTGAACCGTCGGGTTCAAGGACTATTGCCCACAGCGGCACTCTGGGTCCTATCTTCTCTTTCCATTTCTATGAATACTCAAAAACGCCAGCAAATCCGCAATGAAATCCGAAAAATACGTGCAAATTTAACTGCACTTCAACAGCAACAAGCTGAACAATCAGTTACTCAACAGGCGTTAAATCTTATCGAGCAACGACAAGCCACAAACATTGCATTATATTTTTCTTTTGATGGTGAAATTTCTACGAAAGCGTTAATCCAATCTCTTTGGATACAAAACAAAAATGTGTATTTACCTGTTTTACATCCTTTTACTAAACATCATTTATTGTTTTTACGCTATTTACCCGATACGCCAATGAAACAAAATCAGTTTGGTATTTGGGAGCCAAAGCTGAATGTTCAAAATGTTTTGCCATTAAATGAACTGGATATTTTATTTACGCCGTTGGTCGCCTTTGATACACAAGGAAATCGCCTAGGAATGGGCGGTGGGTTTTATGATCGCACGTTGCAGAATTGGCAAAATAAGCCTTTTATTCCAGTTGGTTTAGCGCATCAATGTCAGCAAGTAGAAAATCTTCCCACTGAGCATTGGGATGCCCCACTATTCGATATTTTGGTAGGTTAAAACCTATCATCAAATTTTTATTGATAGATAAAATCAAAAATATTTCAATTTTTCTCTTGAAATTTATCCAACCGAGCTTACTTAGTTTATGCGAATGGCGAAAGACGAAACTCAATTAAGGAAAGCGTATGAACATTGAAAAATTTACGACAAAATTCCAAGAAGCGTTAAGCGAAGCACAATCACTTGCTATCGGAAAAGATAATCAATTTATTGAACCCGTGCATTTATTGACCGCACTTTTAAATCAACAGGGCGGCTCTATTGCGCCAATTTTGACAGCAAGTGGTGTAAATGTGGCGTTATTGCGTAATGAATTGAAGACGGAACTAAATAAATTACCACAGGTTATTGGCAATGGCGGAGATGTGCAACTTTCACGTCAGCTCATTAATTTACTTAATCTATGTGATAAATTCGCACAGCAAAACCAAGATAAATTTATTTCGAGCGAATTGTTTTTGCTTGCAGCTTTAGAAGAACGAGGAACGATCAGCGATATTTTGAAAAAGTGCGGTGCAAAAAAAGAACAAATTTCGCAAGCCATTCAACATATTCGAGGGGGGCAAAACGTGAACGATCAAAATGCAGAAGAAAGCAGACAAGCATTAGAAAAATATACGATTGATTTAACCGCTCGTGCAGAAAGTGGCAAACTTGATCCTGTGATTGGGCGTGATGAAGAAATTCGTCGAGCCATTCAAGTATTACAACGTCGTACCAAAAACAACCCAGTGTTAATTGGTGAACCAGGTGTGGGGAAAACAGCGATTGTCGAAGGCTTGGCACAACGTATCGTAAATGGCGAAGTGCCAGAGGGTTTGAAAAATAAACGTGTGCTTTCATTAGATATGGGCGCATTGATTGCTGGTGCAAAATATCGTGGAGAATTTGAAGAACGTTTAAAATCGGTGCTCAATGAACTTTCTAAAGAAGAAGGTCGCGTTATCCTCTTTATTGATGAAATTCATACTATGGTCGGCGCAGGTAAAACCGATGGTGCGATGGACGCAGGTAACTTATTGAAACCAAGTTTGGCACGAGGCGAATTACATTGCGTGGGTGCAACCACTCTAGATGAATATCGTCAATATATCGAAAAAGATGCCGCACTTGAACGTCGTTTCCAAAAAGTCTTTGTGGACGAACCAAGTGTGGAAGATACCATTGCGATCTTACGTGGTTTGAAAGAACGTTATGAAATTCATCATCACGTGGATATTACTGACCCTGCGATTGTCGCAGCGGCAACGCTTTCACACCGTTATATTTCTGATCGTCAGTTACCAGATAAAGCGATTGATTTGATCGATGAAGCAGC
The Haemophilus influenzae DNA segment above includes these coding regions:
- a CDS encoding DNA-methyltransferase, whose amino-acid sequence is MMKENINDFLNTILKGDCIEKLKTIPNESIDLIFADPPYFMQTEGKLLRTNGDEFSGVDDEWDKFNDFVEYDSFCELWLKECKRILKSTGSIWVIGSFQNIYRIGYIMQNLDFWILNDVIWNKTNPVPNFGGTRFCNAHETMLWCSKCKKNKFTFNYKTMKHLNQEKQERSVWSLSLCTGKERIKDEEGKKAHSTQKPESLLYKVILSSSKPNDVVLDPFFGTGTTGAVAKALGRNYIGIEREQKYIDVAEKRLREIKPNPNDIELLSLEIKPPKVPMKTLIEADFLRVGQTLFDKNENAICIVTQDGNVKDNEETLSIHKMSAKYLNKTNNNGWDYFYLFRNNNFITLDSLRYEYTNQ
- a CDS encoding HinfI family type II restriction enzyme yields the protein MNDEISDLINQAVSNILINSSSENKLKKLIKTHDVKIHFVPRNYRIFGGILQSMNIQFGNFLEEFMTLLIKSDGRYDILEEYSGKKSNKFQLSTSNDNRIDQFISFCQRSDSINLDEEFPKLLNEVKNDNDTNLSSISHDIDILFRNKETGVIYYLEVKYNDDHDTGKFVDINRKFIKTYAYLVREFPNTEIKPILFFFNNKKMKGNIYVPENTNIRRGKSFFDEFLKIKYEDVDSYIRNLSESPDNIKAFDDLYRKIMAMK
- the polA gene encoding DNA polymerase I, whose product is MAQIATNPLVLVDGSSYLYRAFHAFPPLTNAAGEPTGAMYGVLNMLKSLISQVQPTHIAVVFDAKGKTFRDEMFEQYKSHRPPMPDDLRKQIQPLHDMIRALGIPLLVVEGVEADDVIGTLALQASRLGKKVLISTGDKDMAQLIDDNIMLINTMNNSLLDREGVIEKYGIPPELIIDYLALMGDSADNIPGVAGVGEKTALGLLQGIGSMAEIYANLEKVAELPIRGAKKLGEKLLAEKTNADLSYTLATIKTDVELNVTTDELLLGESQKDQLIEYFARYEFKRWLNEVMNGSDSLTQTAEQPVKINQFQATSLDQSAVENTPKIQIDRTKYETLLTQADLTRWIEKLNTAKLIAVDTETDSLDYMSANLVGISFALENGEAAYLPLQLDYLDAPKTLEKSTALAAIKPILENPNIHKIGQNIKFDESIFARHGIELQGVEFDTMLLSYTLNSTGRHNMDDLAKRYLGHETIAFESIAGKGKSQLTFNQIPLEQATEYAAEDADVTMKLQQALWLKLQQEPTLVELYKTMELPLLHVLSRMERTGVLIDSNALFMQSNEIATRLTALEEQAYELAGQPFNLASTKQLQEILFDKLGLPILQKTPKGAPSTNEEVLEELAYSHELPKILVEHRGLSKLKSTYTDKLPQMVNSQTGRVHTSYHQAVTATGRLSSSDPNLQNIPIRNEEGRRIRQAFIAREGYSIVAADYSQIELRIMAHLSGDQGLINAFSQGKDIHRSTAAEIFGVSLDEVTSEQRRNAKAINFGLIYGMSAFGLSRQLGISRPDAKKYMDLYFQRYPSVQQFMTDIREKAKAQGYVETLFGRRLYLPDINSSNAMRRKGAERVAINAPMQGTAADIIKRAMIKLDEVIYHDPDIEMIMQVHDELVFEVRSEKVEFFREQIKQQMEDAAELVVPLIVEVGVGQNWDEAH
- a CDS encoding cell division protein ZapA; the protein is MSLKLVEILVLGQVLRLNVPVEQEELLRQAARNLDILVSEMKEKTGLIQLDRVLSIVALNLSFELSQEKNKTAQIENVLRTRIQQLDHSLENIRVTKEPR
- a CDS encoding 5-formyltetrahydrofolate cyclo-ligase, giving the protein MNTQKRQQIRNEIRKIRANLTALQQQQAEQSVTQQALNLIEQRQATNIALYFSFDGEISTKALIQSLWIQNKNVYLPVLHPFTKHHLLFLRYLPDTPMKQNQFGIWEPKLNVQNVLPLNELDILFTPLVAFDTQGNRLGMGGGFYDRTLQNWQNKPFIPVGLAHQCQQVENLPTEHWDAPLFDILVG